In one Rhodococcus sp. B50 genomic region, the following are encoded:
- a CDS encoding glycosyltransferase, with the protein MAVPGILVHEWIARDGGSEKVLDEFVRTFPDADVLCLWDDADRYPERTVLESGLARTPLRRNKALALSAMPYIWRRRPGAYDFALVSSHCFAHHVTFRSAPSGFEKFVYVHTPARYLWNPELDDRGASLAVRCAAPPLRALDRRRAREGAHFAANSDFVRRRIERAWDVEARVIFPPVETARISSVPDWRDELSAAESALLEQLPGTFVLGASRFVPYKRLDWVLRAADRAGVPAVIAGSGPEEGRLRQLAAEAKVPVHILARPSDALLYALYQQAHVYVFPAVEDFGIMPVEARAAGASVIVNALGGAGETVVEGVDGLRFHEDTVEAVAECITAIDAVPKGRDDAVTALSSENFRQHIRDWIDEEIGQR; encoded by the coding sequence ATGGCTGTGCCCGGAATCTTGGTGCACGAATGGATCGCGCGCGACGGAGGTTCGGAGAAGGTTCTCGACGAGTTCGTCCGCACCTTTCCCGACGCCGACGTGCTGTGCCTGTGGGACGACGCCGATCGGTATCCGGAGCGGACGGTGCTCGAGAGCGGTCTGGCGCGTACGCCTCTGCGACGGAACAAGGCTCTGGCCCTGTCCGCCATGCCCTACATCTGGCGCCGGCGGCCCGGCGCGTACGACTTCGCCCTGGTCAGCTCGCATTGCTTCGCCCATCACGTCACCTTCCGGAGTGCTCCGAGCGGGTTCGAGAAGTTCGTCTACGTGCACACTCCGGCGCGCTATCTGTGGAATCCGGAGCTGGACGATCGCGGTGCCTCGCTCGCGGTGCGGTGCGCCGCGCCCCCGCTGCGGGCCCTGGATCGGCGCCGCGCACGGGAGGGTGCGCACTTCGCCGCGAACAGCGATTTCGTACGTCGCCGCATCGAACGCGCGTGGGATGTCGAGGCGCGCGTGATCTTCCCTCCCGTCGAGACGGCCCGCATCTCGTCGGTGCCCGACTGGCGTGACGAACTGTCCGCGGCCGAATCCGCTCTGCTGGAGCAGCTTCCCGGAACCTTCGTGCTGGGAGCATCGAGGTTCGTACCGTACAAGCGACTGGATTGGGTGCTCCGGGCCGCCGACCGCGCCGGTGTGCCCGCGGTGATCGCGGGATCCGGGCCGGAGGAGGGCCGGTTGCGACAACTCGCCGCCGAGGCGAAGGTGCCGGTCCACATCCTCGCGCGGCCGTCGGACGCGCTGCTCTATGCGCTCTACCAGCAGGCGCACGTCTACGTCTTCCCTGCGGTGGAGGATTTCGGAATCATGCCCGTCGAGGCGCGCGCCGCGGGGGCGAGCGTGATCGTCAATGCGCTCGGCGGCGCCGGCGAGACGGTCGTCGAGGGGGTCGACGGCCTGCGCTTCCACGAGGACACGGTGGAGGCCGTCGCCGAGTGCATCACGGCGATCGACGCCGTCCCGAAAGGGCGCGACGACGCCGTGACCGCGTTGTCCTCGGAGAACTTCCGGCAGCACATCCGCGATTGGATAGACGAGGAAATCGGACAAAGGTGA
- a CDS encoding sugar transferase — translation MGIGPEVARRSAPTDDTSDGRTSDSRGSVPRRHWQRTYLRSLAITDTTIVIAIVAIVALAQGAGAMTDGPVSGDTSMPRGLGSSIVVAGLWLVVLALNGTRKKPIVGSGEEEYRLVTRATLQAFGLLAIASFLVDSFATDLDTIRIYLLLALPVGLLALPLGRRWCRRAIERRRVRGEFRTSVLVVGSEHAVDAMVGSFVRDTSAGYRVVGVCTTGYTGESDRTITVAGQEIPVLGAETDVINAVKLSGADTVAIAAGTHWGNGDIGDLAWELEPYRVDLVVAPGVTDIALPRLSMHPVGGLPFVHVEEPQYRGSHRLAKTTFDLVCAVLALTVAAPGMLVVAALIKLQDGGPVFYRQERVGLGGTVFRMWKFRSMVVDADRMVDAVRTRTGQNDATFYKSSRDPRITPVGRFIRRTSIDELPQLFNVLTRDMSLVGPRPLAVGEGEKIPGFVPRRILVRPGMTGLWQVSGRSDLSEADRIRLDLFYVANWSMVQDLLIVVKTVRAVLASDGAY, via the coding sequence ATGGGGATCGGACCCGAGGTGGCGCGGCGCAGTGCGCCGACCGACGACACCAGCGATGGCCGCACGAGCGACAGCCGCGGAAGTGTCCCGCGCAGGCATTGGCAGCGAACCTATCTGCGGTCGCTGGCGATCACCGACACCACGATCGTCATCGCGATCGTCGCCATCGTCGCCCTGGCGCAGGGGGCCGGGGCGATGACGGACGGACCGGTCTCCGGCGACACCTCGATGCCACGCGGACTCGGATCGTCGATCGTGGTGGCAGGTCTGTGGCTTGTGGTTCTCGCGCTCAACGGAACTCGGAAGAAGCCGATCGTGGGCAGCGGTGAGGAGGAGTACCGGCTCGTCACCAGAGCGACCCTGCAGGCCTTCGGTCTGCTCGCGATCGCCTCGTTCCTCGTCGACTCGTTCGCCACCGATCTCGACACCATCCGGATCTATCTGCTGCTGGCCCTGCCCGTCGGGCTCCTCGCACTCCCACTCGGACGCCGGTGGTGCCGTCGTGCGATCGAACGACGCCGGGTGCGGGGCGAGTTCCGGACCTCGGTGCTCGTCGTCGGCTCCGAACACGCGGTGGACGCGATGGTCGGATCGTTCGTCCGCGACACCTCGGCCGGCTACCGCGTCGTCGGCGTGTGCACCACCGGGTACACCGGGGAGAGCGACCGCACCATCACCGTCGCCGGGCAGGAGATCCCGGTGCTCGGGGCGGAGACCGACGTGATCAACGCCGTCAAGCTCTCCGGAGCGGACACGGTCGCCATCGCGGCCGGAACCCACTGGGGCAACGGCGACATCGGCGATCTCGCCTGGGAGCTCGAGCCCTACCGCGTCGATCTCGTGGTGGCTCCCGGCGTCACCGACATCGCCCTGCCGCGTCTGTCGATGCACCCCGTAGGTGGGTTGCCGTTCGTGCACGTCGAGGAGCCGCAGTACCGCGGATCGCACCGGCTCGCCAAGACGACCTTCGACCTCGTGTGTGCCGTCCTCGCCCTGACCGTGGCGGCGCCGGGCATGCTCGTGGTCGCCGCGCTGATCAAACTCCAGGACGGTGGTCCGGTCTTCTACCGGCAGGAGCGCGTCGGACTGGGCGGCACCGTCTTCCGCATGTGGAAGTTCCGGTCCATGGTCGTAGACGCCGATCGGATGGTCGATGCGGTCCGAACCCGGACGGGTCAGAACGACGCGACCTTCTACAAATCCTCCCGTGATCCGCGGATCACGCCCGTCGGACGGTTCATCCGCCGCACCAGCATCGACGAACTACCCCAGCTGTTCAACGTCCTCACCCGCGACATGAGTCTCGTCGGCCCGCGTCCGCTCGCGGTCGGTGAGGGGGAGAAGATCCCGGGCTTCGTCCCCCGCCGCATCCTGGTGCGTCCCGGTATGACGGGTCTGTGGCAGGTCTCCGGACGGTCCGATCTGTCCGAGGCCGACCGCATCCGACTCGACCTGTTCTATGTGGCGAACTGGTCGATGGTGCAGGACCTGCTCATCGTCGTGAAGACCGTGCGTGCGGTGCTGGCAAGCGACGGCGCGTACTGA
- a CDS encoding DUF6098 family protein, with translation MNTSVRSFHPDPDDIPLITSLDQLADLATDPLLYLRYSKGPAADAEDGPSRDHEANVTLPGLSVTTLAPEPWWRRPVKDWVARRISKCSELGEEDGRFAWILTGRMVGRGPDHEPLLVDVRPHARLSTGVLDEARRWYDEHFHVGSDSSRSA, from the coding sequence GTGAACACGTCCGTCCGAAGTTTCCATCCCGATCCCGACGACATCCCGCTCATCACCTCACTCGACCAGCTGGCCGATCTCGCGACGGATCCGCTGCTGTACCTGCGATATTCGAAAGGCCCGGCAGCGGACGCCGAGGACGGACCGAGTCGCGACCACGAAGCGAACGTGACCCTGCCGGGACTCTCGGTCACCACCCTCGCCCCCGAGCCGTGGTGGCGGCGCCCCGTCAAGGACTGGGTCGCCCGACGTATCTCCAAGTGCTCCGAGCTCGGCGAGGAAGACGGCCGGTTCGCGTGGATCCTCACAGGAAGGATGGTCGGCCGCGGTCCCGATCACGAACCGTTGCTCGTCGACGTCCGTCCCCACGCACGGCTGAGCACAGGCGTCCTGGACGAGGCCAGACGCTGGTACGACGAGCATTTCCACGTCGGCAGCGATTCCAGCAGGAGTGCGTGA
- a CDS encoding CocE/NonD family hydrolase: MHTITDLPHEVRVIENVFITMRDGARLAARIWLPVDAEYHPVPAVFEYIPYRKRDSTRGRDALNHPYMAGHGYACVRVDMRGSGDSDGVLRDEYLADEHDDACEVIEWLASQPWCDGSVGMMGISWGGFNSLQVAARRPPALKAIVSASATEDLYVDNMHYMGGCLLSDNLSEATVMFAFNSLPPDPAIVGDRWREMWHERLEGSGLWIEKWLEHQHRDDYWKRASVNEDYSAVQCPVLAVGGWADGYTNAIFRLMEHLDVPRKGLIGPWGHKYPHLGVPGPAIGFLQEVVRWWHHWLKGVDTGVMDEPMVRAWMQDAIAPNPSYAERPGRWVAEPSWPSPNIGNRRFTFDRHALHPDDDGTLVVDERPLALRSPLSVGMFAGKWASYAATPDLPSDQREEDGGALVFETEALDTTTEILGRPEVELEVSSDSPVSMLAARLSDVAPNGEATRVTYGLLNLTHRDSSEKPEALEPGRRYRIRIELNGTAHVFPAGHRLRLSLSTSYFPLAWPSPTPAEVTVYTGGHLHLPVRPPRPEDAHLREFGEPEAAPELGITLLQPGEHHWRTTRDLATGVSTLDILDDQGSFRIDETGTVIRRRTQEWFSFGGNDPNSVRGETRTLRRYERDDWRTEVRTRTILTSTPEEFVINAELDAFELDDDHGDRRVHSQNWQRRIPRDLV, encoded by the coding sequence ATGCACACGATCACAGACCTCCCACACGAGGTCCGTGTCATCGAGAACGTCTTCATCACGATGCGCGACGGGGCGCGGCTCGCGGCGAGGATCTGGCTGCCGGTCGACGCCGAATATCACCCCGTACCCGCGGTCTTCGAGTACATTCCCTACCGCAAGCGCGATTCCACCCGCGGTCGGGACGCGCTGAACCATCCCTACATGGCCGGCCACGGTTACGCCTGTGTGCGAGTGGACATGCGCGGCAGCGGCGACTCCGACGGGGTGTTGCGCGACGAGTACCTCGCCGACGAGCACGACGATGCCTGCGAGGTCATCGAATGGCTGGCGTCGCAACCGTGGTGCGACGGCTCCGTCGGCATGATGGGCATCTCGTGGGGCGGCTTCAACAGCCTGCAGGTCGCCGCGCGCCGGCCACCGGCGCTGAAGGCGATCGTCAGCGCCTCGGCCACCGAGGATCTGTACGTCGACAACATGCACTACATGGGTGGTTGTCTGTTGTCCGACAACCTCTCCGAAGCGACGGTGATGTTCGCCTTCAACAGCCTGCCCCCCGATCCCGCGATCGTCGGCGACCGGTGGCGCGAGATGTGGCACGAACGCCTCGAGGGCAGCGGACTGTGGATCGAGAAGTGGCTCGAACATCAGCACCGGGACGACTACTGGAAACGGGCCTCCGTCAACGAGGACTACTCGGCCGTGCAGTGCCCGGTCCTCGCCGTCGGTGGTTGGGCCGACGGGTACACCAACGCCATCTTCCGGCTGATGGAACATCTCGACGTCCCCCGCAAGGGATTGATCGGGCCGTGGGGCCACAAGTACCCGCACCTCGGCGTACCCGGCCCGGCGATCGGGTTCCTGCAGGAGGTCGTGCGGTGGTGGCACCACTGGCTCAAAGGCGTCGACACCGGGGTGATGGACGAACCGATGGTGCGGGCCTGGATGCAGGACGCCATCGCACCGAACCCGTCCTACGCGGAGCGTCCGGGCCGGTGGGTGGCCGAACCGTCGTGGCCGTCACCGAACATCGGGAATCGCCGCTTCACCTTCGATCGGCATGCGCTGCATCCCGACGACGACGGCACCCTTGTGGTCGACGAGAGGCCGCTGGCGCTCCGGTCCCCTTTGAGCGTAGGCATGTTCGCCGGCAAGTGGGCCTCCTACGCTGCGACGCCCGACCTCCCGTCGGACCAGCGTGAGGAGGACGGTGGTGCGCTCGTCTTCGAGACCGAGGCGCTCGACACCACGACGGAGATCCTCGGTCGCCCCGAGGTGGAGCTCGAGGTCTCGTCGGACAGTCCGGTGTCGATGCTCGCTGCGCGGTTGTCCGACGTCGCGCCGAACGGTGAGGCGACCCGGGTGACCTACGGGTTGCTGAACCTCACTCACCGGGACAGCAGCGAGAAGCCGGAAGCCCTCGAACCGGGACGGCGTTATCGCATCCGGATCGAGCTCAACGGGACGGCCCATGTGTTCCCGGCCGGGCACCGCCTGCGGTTGTCGCTGTCCACCTCCTACTTCCCCCTGGCGTGGCCGTCGCCGACACCCGCCGAGGTGACGGTGTACACCGGCGGACATCTGCATCTGCCGGTGCGGCCACCGCGACCGGAGGACGCACATCTGCGCGAGTTCGGGGAGCCGGAGGCGGCTCCGGAACTCGGGATCACGCTCCTGCAGCCGGGTGAACACCACTGGCGGACGACCCGCGACCTCGCGACCGGCGTGTCGACCCTCGACATCCTCGACGACCAGGGGTCGTTCCGGATCGACGAGACCGGTACCGTCATCCGGCGCCGCACCCAGGAATGGTTCAGTTTCGGAGGCAACGATCCGAATTCGGTGCGCGGCGAGACACGCACCCTGCGCCGCTACGAACGGGACGACTGGCGCACCGAGGTCCGCACCCGCACGATCCTCACCTCCACTCCTGAGGAGTTCGTGATCAACGCCGAGCTCGATGCATTCGAACTCGACGACGATCACGGTGATCGACGGGTCCATTCGCAGAACTGGCAGCGTCGCATACCGCGCGATCTGGTCTGA
- a CDS encoding ATP-grasp domain-containing protein yields the protein MSTNIFVLGLTDIQRKELETVRGADQLSFYGLLDYESLVEPDEYVFDDLLDACRRELDDFPGTVDGIIAHWDFPTSVLAPILAAERNIPSPSLRSIVATEHKYWSRLAQKESVPECVPKFDSFDPFDDNALDSIDLDFPFWVKPVKSHSSQLGFEIRNEQEFADALVEIREKIGLVGNAFDEVLRRVDLPDEIGESSGTTCLAEQVVSGIQAAPEGTMFQGQFGIHGVFDMRKDAAGHSFERLDYPASTVPDEVQARMIDITERYLRHVGFDNGCFNSEFMWDEENDKLWLIEVNTRISQSHSELFTKVDGSSNHEVAIDIALGRPPRMPYRQGESAVAAKCIIPRYEDGIVTSVPTEADIARLREAIPGALVCIDVAPGDRLADLPNQDAYRYELGTMYIGADSVEQLEQRYRQGLEALPFTFDPAPEN from the coding sequence ATGAGCACCAACATCTTCGTTCTCGGACTCACCGACATCCAGCGCAAGGAACTCGAGACCGTACGCGGAGCCGACCAGCTGAGCTTCTACGGGTTGCTCGACTACGAAAGCCTGGTCGAGCCCGACGAATACGTGTTCGACGATCTTCTCGACGCCTGCCGGCGCGAACTTGACGACTTCCCCGGCACCGTCGACGGAATCATCGCCCACTGGGACTTCCCCACCAGCGTGCTCGCTCCGATCCTCGCCGCCGAGCGCAACATTCCTTCGCCGTCGCTGCGCAGCATCGTCGCCACCGAACACAAGTACTGGAGCCGCCTGGCCCAGAAGGAATCCGTCCCCGAGTGCGTCCCGAAGTTCGATTCGTTCGACCCTTTCGACGACAACGCACTCGACAGCATCGACCTCGACTTCCCGTTCTGGGTCAAGCCCGTGAAGTCGCACTCGTCGCAACTCGGGTTCGAGATCCGCAACGAGCAGGAGTTCGCCGACGCTCTCGTGGAGATCCGGGAGAAGATCGGACTCGTCGGCAATGCGTTCGACGAAGTGCTGCGCCGCGTCGACCTTCCGGACGAGATCGGGGAGAGCTCGGGCACGACCTGCCTCGCCGAGCAGGTCGTCAGCGGCATCCAGGCCGCCCCCGAGGGCACGATGTTCCAGGGACAGTTCGGCATTCATGGTGTCTTCGACATGCGCAAGGACGCGGCGGGGCACAGTTTCGAACGCCTCGACTACCCGGCGAGCACCGTGCCCGACGAGGTGCAGGCACGCATGATCGACATCACCGAGCGATACCTTCGGCACGTCGGCTTCGACAACGGCTGCTTCAATTCCGAGTTCATGTGGGACGAGGAGAACGACAAGCTCTGGTTGATCGAGGTCAACACGCGGATCTCCCAGTCGCACAGCGAGTTGTTCACCAAGGTCGACGGGAGCTCCAACCACGAGGTGGCCATCGACATCGCGCTCGGCCGACCGCCCCGGATGCCGTACCGGCAGGGTGAATCCGCCGTCGCGGCGAAGTGCATCATCCCCCGCTACGAGGACGGCATCGTGACGTCGGTGCCCACGGAAGCGGACATCGCCCGCCTGCGTGAAGCGATTCCCGGCGCCCTGGTGTGCATCGACGTCGCTCCCGGAGACCGGCTCGCCGACCTGCCCAACCAGGACGCCTATCGCTACGAACTGGGCACCATGTACATCGGTGCCGACAGCGTCGAACAACTCGAGCAGCGCTATCGACAAGGGCTCGAGGCACTTCCGTTCACCTTCGATCCTGCACCGGAGAACTGA
- a CDS encoding manganese catalase family protein has protein sequence MFRHTDHLQFDVKPEKPDPVYARKLQELIGGAYGEMTVTMQYLFQGWNCRMPGKYKDMIMDVATEEIGHVEMIATMVARLLEGAPATESTKNAAADPVVAAVLGGMDPQQAIISGGGPTLADSNGVPWNGRFIVASGNLLADFHANVAAEAQGRVQTARLYNMTDDPGVKDMLRFNLARDTYHQNLWLAAIEELKADGIEPSPIAPNALFDEEHSEHASSLWHLSDGAAADQGRWAHGTGPDGTTPMSFLADPVPLGDVASAPPPDPKLYATYDGSQGKPRSAAMGTEKGLVGKVKDALDPDTP, from the coding sequence ATGTTTCGTCACACCGACCATCTGCAATTCGACGTCAAGCCCGAAAAGCCGGATCCGGTCTACGCTCGCAAACTCCAGGAATTGATCGGCGGCGCGTACGGCGAGATGACCGTGACCATGCAGTACCTGTTCCAGGGCTGGAACTGTCGAATGCCCGGCAAGTACAAGGACATGATCATGGACGTCGCCACCGAGGAGATCGGGCACGTCGAAATGATCGCCACCATGGTGGCGCGTCTCCTCGAAGGCGCACCCGCCACGGAGTCGACCAAGAACGCCGCCGCCGACCCGGTGGTCGCAGCGGTACTCGGCGGCATGGATCCGCAGCAGGCCATCATCTCCGGTGGCGGCCCGACCCTCGCCGACAGCAACGGCGTTCCGTGGAACGGCCGTTTCATCGTGGCCAGCGGTAACCTCCTCGCCGATTTCCACGCCAACGTCGCTGCCGAAGCGCAGGGCAGGGTGCAGACCGCCCGGCTGTACAACATGACGGACGATCCGGGCGTCAAGGACATGCTCCGGTTCAACCTCGCCCGCGACACCTACCACCAGAATCTGTGGCTGGCCGCCATCGAGGAACTGAAGGCCGACGGCATCGAGCCCAGCCCGATCGCACCGAACGCACTGTTCGACGAGGAACACTCCGAACACGCGTCGAGCCTGTGGCATCTGTCGGACGGCGCCGCCGCCGATCAGGGGCGCTGGGCGCACGGTACCGGACCCGACGGCACGACACCCATGTCGTTCCTCGCCGACCCTGTCCCGCTGGGCGACGTCGCGAGCGCGCCGCCGCCGGACCCGAAGCTGTATGCGACCTACGACGGTTCCCAGGGCAAGCCTCGTTCTGCCGCAATGGGAACGGAGAAGGGACTTGTGGGCAAGGTCAAGGACGCCCTCGATCCCGACACTCCCTGA
- a CDS encoding DUF421 domain-containing protein — MEIVIRALVLFLFLWGITRLVGRSTVGELSTFQLVLFVAMGDLVQQGITQDDVSVTTAVLTIGVFAILTLGLATINARYPRMRGITHGVPVVIVKDGEPDMQNLKRERLSLDDLLAAARQEGIRRFSDIELAVLETNGRISFFTRTRTQDGAPEEPDPA, encoded by the coding sequence ATGGAAATCGTGATCCGCGCGCTCGTCCTGTTCCTGTTCCTGTGGGGAATCACCCGCCTCGTCGGTCGTTCCACCGTCGGTGAACTGAGTACATTCCAACTCGTGCTCTTCGTGGCCATGGGTGATCTCGTACAGCAGGGCATCACGCAGGACGACGTATCCGTGACGACCGCGGTCCTCACCATCGGCGTCTTCGCCATCCTGACCTTGGGGCTGGCGACGATCAACGCCCGGTACCCGAGAATGCGCGGGATCACCCATGGTGTCCCGGTCGTGATCGTCAAGGACGGCGAGCCGGACATGCAGAATCTGAAGCGAGAGCGCTTGTCCCTCGACGACCTTCTGGCGGCAGCGCGGCAGGAAGGGATCCGCCGTTTCTCCGACATCGAACTCGCAGTGCTCGAGACGAACGGCCGGATCTCCTTCTTCACCCGCACGCGTACGCAGGACGGCGCGCCGGAGGAACCGGACCCGGCCTGA
- a CDS encoding hemerythrin domain-containing protein — protein MNESAHESTDVVSILTDDHREMLELLSRAETTLDADDRRDLTDAAIAEVMRHAVAEEMFVYPEMEKHLPGGTEAVEHDKEEHDEIVQVMKQLEGADAASAEFTSLVKKLEDLLRHHADDEESEQFPALRTHLGHDRLVEVGTKVQAAKKLAPTRPHPSAPHSELFHKTVGPGIGMVDRLRDALTGRRTD, from the coding sequence ATGAACGAATCCGCTCACGAGAGCACGGATGTTGTCAGCATCCTCACCGACGACCATCGAGAGATGCTCGAACTTCTGAGTCGAGCAGAGACCACCCTCGATGCGGACGACCGCCGAGACCTCACCGACGCCGCGATCGCCGAGGTGATGAGGCACGCGGTTGCCGAGGAGATGTTCGTCTATCCGGAGATGGAGAAACACCTACCCGGGGGGACCGAAGCCGTCGAACACGACAAGGAGGAGCACGACGAGATCGTGCAGGTGATGAAGCAGCTCGAGGGTGCAGATGCGGCGAGTGCCGAATTCACGTCTCTGGTGAAGAAGCTCGAGGATCTGTTACGTCACCACGCGGACGATGAGGAGTCCGAGCAGTTTCCGGCATTGAGGACGCATCTCGGGCACGACAGGCTCGTGGAGGTGGGCACGAAGGTACAAGCTGCCAAGAAGCTGGCGCCGACCCGACCGCATCCGTCCGCGCCCCATTCCGAACTGTTCCACAAGACGGTGGGTCCGGGGATCGGCATGGTGGACCGGCTGCGCGATGCTCTGACGGGACGGCGCACCGACTGA